One Natronolimnobius sp. AArcel1 DNA window includes the following coding sequences:
- the cdd gene encoding cytidine deaminase, which translates to MARSDADLIEAARDIQTQAHVPYSEYRVGAALETADGEVFVGCNLENANYSNSLHAEEVAIAEAVKTGHRDFARLAVSSGRRDGVTPCGMCRQTLAEFCDDNLRVLCDEGEDAEPTEYTLSELLPNTISQETLE; encoded by the coding sequence ATGGCACGTTCTGACGCCGACCTCATCGAGGCCGCTCGCGATATCCAGACCCAGGCGCACGTCCCCTACTCCGAATACCGTGTCGGGGCTGCACTCGAGACCGCAGACGGCGAGGTCTTCGTTGGCTGTAACCTCGAGAACGCGAACTACAGCAACAGTCTCCACGCCGAGGAGGTCGCCATCGCAGAGGCGGTCAAGACGGGCCACCGCGATTTCGCGCGGCTCGCAGTCAGTTCGGGTCGCCGCGACGGCGTCACGCCCTGCGGGATGTGTCGCCAGACGCTGGCGGAGTTCTGTGACGACAATCTCCGGGTGCTCTGTGATGAGGGCGAGGACGCGGAGCCAACAGAATATACCCTCAGCGAACTGCTGCCGAATACGATCAGTCAGGAGACGCTCGAGTAG
- a CDS encoding TrmB family transcriptional regulator has product MSVDETEAIDAFERLGLTSYEAKVFIALHQLGSGTARDVDRVADVPRSQVYSVAESLEERGLLEVQQSSPIRYRPVSLEEAERTLQNRFEQERERAFAYVDEVKQDSTGEETQEDIWTVRGRDRVDDRVLDLLSRAEERIVFGTRLPEFITEPVERALESQAAEGVSVLVVSRVESIRTQFEHLEGVTVDSPPQSRTSDQRSGRIIVVDDDTILLSVVDDDGCETAIWSAGSLFASVLVQLIEASEEVHESSSG; this is encoded by the coding sequence ATGAGCGTCGACGAAACCGAGGCTATTGACGCGTTCGAACGTCTTGGCCTCACCAGCTACGAGGCGAAAGTCTTCATTGCACTCCACCAACTCGGCTCCGGCACCGCTCGAGATGTCGATCGAGTCGCCGATGTGCCGCGTTCGCAGGTCTACAGCGTCGCCGAGAGCTTGGAAGAACGCGGGCTCCTCGAGGTCCAGCAGTCGAGTCCAATCCGCTACCGGCCGGTCAGTCTCGAGGAGGCAGAGCGCACCTTGCAAAATCGCTTCGAACAGGAGCGAGAACGGGCGTTTGCGTACGTCGATGAGGTCAAACAGGACTCTACCGGCGAGGAAACCCAGGAAGATATCTGGACCGTTCGCGGCCGGGACCGGGTCGACGACCGCGTGTTGGACCTACTTTCGCGGGCCGAAGAACGGATCGTCTTCGGGACACGCCTGCCGGAGTTCATCACCGAGCCAGTGGAACGCGCACTCGAGTCGCAGGCGGCCGAGGGCGTCTCTGTCCTCGTCGTGAGTCGCGTGGAGTCGATCCGAACGCAATTCGAGCACCTCGAGGGCGTCACGGTCGACTCACCGCCACAGTCGCGGACCAGCGATCAGCGCTCGGGACGGATCATCGTCGTCGACGACGATACGATTCTGTTGAGTGTGGTCGACGACGACGGCTGTGAAACTGCGATCTGGAGTGCTGGATCGCTGTTTGCCTCGGTGCTGGTCCAACTGATCGAAGCGAGTGAAGAAGTCCACGAGTCCTCGAGCGGGTAA